One genomic window of Oncorhynchus clarkii lewisi isolate Uvic-CL-2024 chromosome 5, UVic_Ocla_1.0, whole genome shotgun sequence includes the following:
- the LOC139410000 gene encoding cilia- and flagella-associated protein 53, with product MLASQTRNKPQCREFTGPTPHSVAVRARFPSSKPPDYLILERRKQEEARDKALEFTKYQNTCDLKTRWEKNSDRRIVLGTIERRVKDAIGQYQMTINERRDRLHDMLEAEEKELLREMETKKETVLERQAKMRERARLLRERRESERLSVVEDKLEQLFREQSEELRTEQTRRRQDEICTERAAQLCTRQVTQRQKEEEEQLFAQLWESDRRAKEDREGQDAQRQRQSNLQQLVYLRVQIEAAEQQREQAKQLKEEEALLLREQREMLHLEEQRAHRHKLQGQENRRRLLDHSLRLKMKRQAREQQDELALDMSMLEQLLTEERDEKQGKVTRKLELREEQSRYQQYLADQLEEQKRQEVETEKLIEAELKQTWARRAEQFHKEKQARDRLMKDVMDTRRLQIQEKLDLNKQKQAQLAEERDELNKTIQENKLLDEREKTRLRQGCQEFQADLLAQMMYQQQLRDEGRSQTEQEHQQGLVYQEQYNRKMQEILSRPTSHTRAVHPFRRTSSTNPQGQFSLE from the exons ATGTTGGCCAGTCAGACTAGAAATAAACCACAATGTCGCGAGTTTACGGGACCAACACCTCATTCAGTGGCTGTG AGGGCAAGGTTCCCATCATCCAAGCCTCCAGACTACCTCATCCTGGAGAGAAGGAAACAGGAGGAGGCCCGGGACAAGGCGTTGGAGTTCACCAAGTACCAGAACACCTGTGACCTTAAGACGCGCTGGGAGAAGAACTCTGACCGGCGCATTGTGTTGGGAACCATTGAGAGACGGGTCAAAGATGCCATTGGGCAGTATCAGATGACCATCAATGAGAGGAGGGATAG ACTGCATGATATGTTGGAGGCAGAGGAGAAGGAACTGCTGAGAGAAATGGAGACCAAGAAGGAGACAGTACTGGAGAGACAAGCCAAGATGCGAGAGAGAGCCAGGTTACtgcgagagaggagggagagtgaaagacTAAGTGTGGTTGAAGACAAGCTTGAACAGCTATTCAG AGAGCAGAGTGAGGAGCTCCGGACTGAACAGACTCGGCGCAGGCAGGACGAAATTTGCACAGAGCGGGCTGCGCAGCTATGTACACGGCAGGTGACGCAGCggcagaaagaggaggaggagcagctcTTTGCTCAGCTGTGGGAGAGCGACCGGCGAGCCAAGGAGGATCGGGAGGGCCAGGATGCGCAGAGGCAACGCCAGAGTAACTTGCAGCAGCTGGTCTACCTGCGCGTCCAGATAGAGGCTGCcgagcagcagagagaacaggccAAGCAGCTCAAAGAGGAAGAGGCCCTGCTACTG agggagcagagagagatgctgcATCTGGAGGAGCAGAGAGCGCACCGTCATAAGCTCCAGGGTCAGGAGAACCGGCGAAGGCTGCTCGACCACTCTCTGAGGCTGAAGATGAAGCGCCAGGCCAGGGAGCAGCAGGACGAGCTGGCCCTGGACATGAGCATGCTCGAGCAGCTGCTgacggaggagagagatgagaaacaGGGCAAGGTCACTAGGAAG CTTGAACTGCGAGAGGAGCAGAGTAGGTACCAGCAGTACCTGGCCGATCAGCTTGAGGAGCAGAAGAGAcaggaggtggagacagagaagCTGATCGAGGCAGAGCTAAAGCAGACCTGGGCCCGGAGGGCAGAGCAGTTTCACAAAGAGAAACAAGCCAGGGATAGGCTGATGAAGGATGTGATGGACACACGCCGCCTGCAGATCCAGGAGAAAT TGGATTTGAACAAGCAGAAACAGGCTCAATTGGCCGAGGAGAGAGACGAGCTAAACAAAACCATACAGGAGAACAAACtgctggatgagagagagaaaactcg TCTGAGACAGGGCTGTCAGGAGTTCCAGGCAGACCTGCTGGCCCAGATGATGTACCAGCAGCAGTTGCGTGATGAGGGGAGATCTCAGACAGAGCAGGAGCACCAGCAAGGCCTGGTCTACCAGGAGCAGTACAACAGGAAGATGCAGGAGATCCTCTCCAGGCCTACCTCACACACCAGGGCTGTCCACCCCTTCAGGAGAACCTCTTCCACTAACCCACAGGGACAGTTTAGCTTGGAGTAA